CAGAAGCATGCCAGCCTTCCAGGCTGCCAAATCCCTGCATTTACACGCCTTTCAGCGCCTCGCGCAGACACCACCTTGCCCTAAACTGACGAAAAACGTCACCCCCATCCACTCAGTCCCGCGCCTGCAGCCATTGCGCCAGGCTGCCGCTGAACAACGCCGCCTGCTCCTCATGCAGCATCAGCAGAGCCCCGCGCAGGGCCGGGTACCAGGCCTCGTCGAGCTGCTCGGGCAGCTGCGCCGGCAACGGCAGCGGCCAGGGGCTGCGGCCCAGCAACTGGTGCAGGCTGTAGTGCTGCAGATCGCGACACAGCACCCAGCCGCCCCCCGAGGCCCGGCAGGCCAGCTGCTCGCGCTCGAAGAAGTCGAGGATTTCCTCCCACTCATCCTCCGGCAGCAGCCAGCCCTCGCGCTGCACATCGGCATGACGCACCGCCAGGCCGCGCTGCTGGCGCTCGTGGAACACCCGCAGCACGCCCAGCAGCACCAGCAGGCGCGGCAAGGCACGGCGCCGCCAGTGCCGCGACGAGGACAGGTTGCACACCAGCTCGGCACCGAACAGCACGATCAGCCAGGACAGATAGACCCACAGCAGGAACAGCGGCACCGTGGCGAAAGCGCCATAGATCAGCTGATAACCGGGGAACAGGCTGACATAGAGACCGAACAGCGCCTTGGCGATCTCGAACAGCACGGCCGTGAAGAAACCGCCGAACAGGGCATGGCGAATCGGCACCCGGGCATTGGGCACCGTTGCATAGATCAGGGTGAAGGCCGCCATGCTCGACAGCAGCGGCGCGAAGCCGAGCAGGGTCTTGGCACCGATCAGCGCATCCGGCCCGGACAGCAGCGACAGCGAGGCGATATAGGTGCTCACCGCGAAGCCCACGCCCAGCAGCAGCGGGCCAAGGCTGAGAATCGCCCAGTACAGCAGGAAGCTGGACACCCCACGGCGTGGCTGGCGCACACGCCAGATGGCGTTGAACGCCTTCTCGATGGTCACCAGCATCATGAAGGCGGTCACCGCCAGCAGCACCACACCGGCCCAGGTCAGGTGGCGGGCCTGGGTGGTGAAGGCCTGCAGATAGGCCTGCACCGTCTCGCCGGACGACGGCACGAAGTTGTGGAAGATGAACGCCTGGATCTGCTCGCCCATGCCCTGGAACACCGGGATCGCCGAGAGCATGGCGAAGGTCACGGTCATCATCGGCACCACCGCGAACAGCGTGGTGTAGGTCAGCGCGGCCGCACTGTGCATGGCGCGATCGGCGAGAAAACGCTGGAACAGGAACCGCCAGAACTCCACCAGATCATCCAGCCGCTGCCGCATGCCCTCTCCTTAGATGCTATTCGATACGCGCCGCGCCCCCAGGCGCCGAGGCAGGTAGAATAGCGCCCTCACTCGCCAATAGGCACCCGCCGATGACCGATCTGACCCTCTATCACAACCCGCGCTGCTCGAAATCCCGCGGCGCCCTGGAACTGCTCGAAGCCCGCGGCCTGACCCCGGCCGTGGTGCGCTACCTGGAAACCCCGCCCAGCGCCAGCGAACTGCAGGCTCTGCTCGGCAAGCTCGGCATCGGCGCCCGCCAGTTGCTGCGCACTGGCGAGGACGAATACAAGGCGCTCAACCTGGCCGACGCCAGCCTCAGCGAAGCCCAGCTGATTGCCGCCATGGTCGCCCACCCGAAACTGATCGAGCGGCCGATCCTGATCGCCGGCGACAAGGCGGTGATCGGCCGTCCGCCGGAGAAGGTACTGGAGCTGCTGGCATGAGTACGCCCTACATCCTGGTGCTCTACTACAGCCGCCACGGCGCCACTGCCGAGATGGCCCGGCAGATTGCCCGCGGCGTCGAGCTGGGCGGCCTGGAAGCGCGCCTGCGCACCGTGCCGGCGGTCTCCGCCGACTGCGAGGCCAGCGCCCCGGCCATTCCTGAAGACGGCCCGCTGTACGCCAGCCTCGATGACCTCAAGCACTGCGCCGGCCTGGCCATCGGCAGCCCGACCCGCTTCGGCAACATGGCCGCGCCGCTCAAGTACTTCATCGACGGCACCAGCAGCCTGTGGCTGACCGGTGAACTGGTCGGCAAGCCGGCTGGCGTGTTCAC
The window above is part of the Pseudomonas alcaligenes genome. Proteins encoded here:
- a CDS encoding virulence factor BrkB family protein; translated protein: MRQRLDDLVEFWRFLFQRFLADRAMHSAAALTYTTLFAVVPMMTVTFAMLSAIPVFQGMGEQIQAFIFHNFVPSSGETVQAYLQAFTTQARHLTWAGVVLLAVTAFMMLVTIEKAFNAIWRVRQPRRGVSSFLLYWAILSLGPLLLGVGFAVSTYIASLSLLSGPDALIGAKTLLGFAPLLSSMAAFTLIYATVPNARVPIRHALFGGFFTAVLFEIAKALFGLYVSLFPGYQLIYGAFATVPLFLLWVYLSWLIVLFGAELVCNLSSSRHWRRRALPRLLVLLGVLRVFHERQQRGLAVRHADVQREGWLLPEDEWEEILDFFEREQLACRASGGGWVLCRDLQHYSLHQLLGRSPWPLPLPAQLPEQLDEAWYPALRGALLMLHEEQAALFSGSLAQWLQARD
- the arsC gene encoding arsenate reductase (glutaredoxin) (This arsenate reductase requires both glutathione and glutaredoxin to convert arsenate to arsenite, after which the efflux transporter formed by ArsA and ArsB can extrude the arsenite from the cell, providing resistance.), with the translated sequence MTDLTLYHNPRCSKSRGALELLEARGLTPAVVRYLETPPSASELQALLGKLGIGARQLLRTGEDEYKALNLADASLSEAQLIAAMVAHPKLIERPILIAGDKAVIGRPPEKVLELLA
- the wrbA gene encoding NAD(P)H:quinone oxidoreductase, which gives rise to MSTPYILVLYYSRHGATAEMARQIARGVELGGLEARLRTVPAVSADCEASAPAIPEDGPLYASLDDLKHCAGLAIGSPTRFGNMAAPLKYFIDGTSSLWLTGELVGKPAGVFTSTSSLHGGQESTLLSMLLPLLHHGMLVCGLPYSEGALLETRGGGTPYGPSHHAGSDGKRALDEHEIGLCRALGQRLAATALKLESPRG